From Haemorhous mexicanus isolate bHaeMex1 chromosome 1, bHaeMex1.pri, whole genome shotgun sequence, one genomic window encodes:
- the USP14 gene encoding ubiquitin carboxyl-terminal hydrolase 14 isoform X2 has product MPLFSVNVKWGKEKFDGVELNTDEPPMVFKAQLFALTGVQPARQKVMVKGGTLKDDDWGNLKIKNGMTLLMMGSADALPEEPVARPIFVEDMTEEQLASAMELPCGLTNLGNTCYMNATVQCIRSVPEVKEALKRYGGALRASGEMASAQYITAALRDLFDSMDKTSSSIPPIILLQFLHMAFPQFAEKGDQGQYLQQDANECWVQMMRVLQQKLEGIEGDTIMETDSGATAASSKKKSLIDQFFSIEFETAMKCTEAEEEEVTKGKENLLQLSCFINQEVKYLFTGLKLRLQEEITKLSPTLQRNALYIKSSKISRLPAYLTIQMVRFFYKEKESVNAKVLKDVKFPLMLDVYELCTPDLQEKMVSYRSKFKDLEDKKVNQQPKNSSKSDGAQKEVKYEPFSFPDDIGSNNCGYYDLQAVLTHQGRSSSSGHYVSWVKRKQDEWIKFDDDKVSIVTPEDILRLSGGGDWHIAYVLLYGPRRIEVVEEAAEQ; this is encoded by the exons ATGCCGCTCTTCTCAG TGAATGTGaaatggggaaaagagaaattcgATGGCGTGGAGCTGAACACTGACGAACCTCCGATGGTCTTCAAAGCCCAGTTGTTTGCTCTGACTGGAGTTCAGCCAGCCAGACAGAAGGTTATGGTTAAAGGAGGAACTCTGAAG gATGATGACTGGGGAAacctaaaaataaagaat GGGATGACCTTACTAATGATGGGTTCCGCCGACGCGCTTCCAGAAGAGCCGGTTGCTCGCCCCATCTTCGTGGAGGACATGACAGAGGAGCAGTTGGCTTCGGCT ATGGAATTGCCATGTGGATTGACAAACCTTGGCAACACTTGCTACATGAATGCTACGGTTCAGTGTATCCGATCGGTGCCAGAAGTGAAAGAGGCCCTTAAAAG GTATGGTGGTGCCTTAAGAGCTTCAGGAGAAATGGCCTCTGCTCAATACATTACTGCAG CTCTTAGAGACTTGTTTGATTCCATGGATAAAACTTCCTCCAGTATCCCACCTATCATTCTCCTGCAGTTTTTACATATGGCCTTCCCACAGTTTGCAGAGAAAGGTGATCAAGGCCAGTACCTTCAACAG GATGCCAATGAGTGCTGGGTGCAGATGATGAGGGTACTACAGCAGAAGCTGGAAGGCATAGAAGGTGATACAATTATGGAG ACAGACTCTGGAGCTACAGCAGCATCCTCTAAAAAGAAGAGTTTAATTGATCAATTCTTCAGCATTGAATTTGAAACAGC CATGAAATGTACAGAAGCCGAAGAAGAAGAAGTAACTAAAGGAAAGGAGAATCTCCTTCAGCTTAGCTGCTTTATCAATCAAGAAGTGAAATACCTGTTTACAGGACTAAAACTG CGTCTTCAGGAGGAAATCACCAAACTCTCTCCAACACTGCAGAGAAATGCACTCTATATCAAATCT TCCAAAATTAGTCGCTTGCCAGCATACCTGACTATTCAGATGGTTAGATTTTTTTACAAAGAGAAAGAATCTGTGAATGCAAAAGTTCTTAAG gATGTCAAATTTCCTCTTATGTTGGATGTGTATGAGCTGTGTACACCAGacctgcaggaaaaaatggtTTCTTATCGATCAAAGTTCAAAGATCTAGAAGACAAAAAAGTAAATCAACAGCCAAAGAAC TCTAGTAAAAGTGATGGTGCACAGAAAGAAGTTAAATATGaaccattttcttttcctgatg ATATTGGCTCTAACAACTGCGGCTATTATGACCTGCAGGCAGTGCTAACTCATCAAGGCAGATCAAGTTCCTCTGGGCATTATGTGtcttgggttaaaaggaaacaag ATGAATGGATTAAATTTGATGACGACAAAGTCAGCATTGTTACACCTGAAGACATTTTGAGGTTATCTGGGGGTGGAGACTGGCATATAGCTTATGTTCTACTCTACGGGCCTCGCAGAATTGAAGTGGTTGAAGAAGCAGCTGAACAATAG
- the USP14 gene encoding ubiquitin carboxyl-terminal hydrolase 14 isoform X1, which produces MGELVPNCFSEDLQKGFSCCWTYLLLAQFLMNVKWGKEKFDGVELNTDEPPMVFKAQLFALTGVQPARQKVMVKGGTLKDDDWGNLKIKNGMTLLMMGSADALPEEPVARPIFVEDMTEEQLASAMELPCGLTNLGNTCYMNATVQCIRSVPEVKEALKRYGGALRASGEMASAQYITAALRDLFDSMDKTSSSIPPIILLQFLHMAFPQFAEKGDQGQYLQQDANECWVQMMRVLQQKLEGIEGDTIMETDSGATAASSKKKSLIDQFFSIEFETAMKCTEAEEEEVTKGKENLLQLSCFINQEVKYLFTGLKLRLQEEITKLSPTLQRNALYIKSSKISRLPAYLTIQMVRFFYKEKESVNAKVLKDVKFPLMLDVYELCTPDLQEKMVSYRSKFKDLEDKKVNQQPKNSSKSDGAQKEVKYEPFSFPDDIGSNNCGYYDLQAVLTHQGRSSSSGHYVSWVKRKQDEWIKFDDDKVSIVTPEDILRLSGGGDWHIAYVLLYGPRRIEVVEEAAEQ; this is translated from the exons ATGGGAGAGTTAGTTCCAAACTGCTTTTCTGAAGACCTGCAGAAGGGCTTCTCATGCTGTTGGACATACTTACTGCTTGCACAGTTTCTCA TGAATGTGaaatggggaaaagagaaattcgATGGCGTGGAGCTGAACACTGACGAACCTCCGATGGTCTTCAAAGCCCAGTTGTTTGCTCTGACTGGAGTTCAGCCAGCCAGACAGAAGGTTATGGTTAAAGGAGGAACTCTGAAG gATGATGACTGGGGAAacctaaaaataaagaat GGGATGACCTTACTAATGATGGGTTCCGCCGACGCGCTTCCAGAAGAGCCGGTTGCTCGCCCCATCTTCGTGGAGGACATGACAGAGGAGCAGTTGGCTTCGGCT ATGGAATTGCCATGTGGATTGACAAACCTTGGCAACACTTGCTACATGAATGCTACGGTTCAGTGTATCCGATCGGTGCCAGAAGTGAAAGAGGCCCTTAAAAG GTATGGTGGTGCCTTAAGAGCTTCAGGAGAAATGGCCTCTGCTCAATACATTACTGCAG CTCTTAGAGACTTGTTTGATTCCATGGATAAAACTTCCTCCAGTATCCCACCTATCATTCTCCTGCAGTTTTTACATATGGCCTTCCCACAGTTTGCAGAGAAAGGTGATCAAGGCCAGTACCTTCAACAG GATGCCAATGAGTGCTGGGTGCAGATGATGAGGGTACTACAGCAGAAGCTGGAAGGCATAGAAGGTGATACAATTATGGAG ACAGACTCTGGAGCTACAGCAGCATCCTCTAAAAAGAAGAGTTTAATTGATCAATTCTTCAGCATTGAATTTGAAACAGC CATGAAATGTACAGAAGCCGAAGAAGAAGAAGTAACTAAAGGAAAGGAGAATCTCCTTCAGCTTAGCTGCTTTATCAATCAAGAAGTGAAATACCTGTTTACAGGACTAAAACTG CGTCTTCAGGAGGAAATCACCAAACTCTCTCCAACACTGCAGAGAAATGCACTCTATATCAAATCT TCCAAAATTAGTCGCTTGCCAGCATACCTGACTATTCAGATGGTTAGATTTTTTTACAAAGAGAAAGAATCTGTGAATGCAAAAGTTCTTAAG gATGTCAAATTTCCTCTTATGTTGGATGTGTATGAGCTGTGTACACCAGacctgcaggaaaaaatggtTTCTTATCGATCAAAGTTCAAAGATCTAGAAGACAAAAAAGTAAATCAACAGCCAAAGAAC TCTAGTAAAAGTGATGGTGCACAGAAAGAAGTTAAATATGaaccattttcttttcctgatg ATATTGGCTCTAACAACTGCGGCTATTATGACCTGCAGGCAGTGCTAACTCATCAAGGCAGATCAAGTTCCTCTGGGCATTATGTGtcttgggttaaaaggaaacaag ATGAATGGATTAAATTTGATGACGACAAAGTCAGCATTGTTACACCTGAAGACATTTTGAGGTTATCTGGGGGTGGAGACTGGCATATAGCTTATGTTCTACTCTACGGGCCTCGCAGAATTGAAGTGGTTGAAGAAGCAGCTGAACAATAG